In one window of Rhodoglobus vestalii DNA:
- a CDS encoding HIT family protein has translation MTSIFTEILNGRSPGRFVWADDRVFAILTIEPRKPSHTLVIPRIEVDRWSELDEELAMHIFRVGRLIGLAQREEWDADRVGLMFEGYRVPHAHLHVWPSWNVFEYSHTGIVRDPGTKALDEAFVRLRNRMIGHGHGEFVPPLDWSIPSADTAH, from the coding sequence ATGACGTCGATTTTTACCGAGATCCTGAACGGTCGCTCGCCGGGTCGCTTTGTGTGGGCGGATGACCGGGTTTTTGCCATTCTCACGATCGAACCCCGCAAGCCCAGCCACACGCTCGTCATTCCGCGCATCGAGGTTGATCGGTGGAGCGAGCTCGACGAAGAACTCGCGATGCACATCTTTCGGGTTGGCCGCCTGATCGGTCTGGCCCAGCGCGAGGAGTGGGACGCGGATCGGGTGGGTCTCATGTTTGAGGGGTACCGGGTTCCGCACGCCCACCTGCACGTGTGGCCATCCTGGAACGTCTTCGAATATAGCCACACGGGCATCGTTCGCGATCCGGGAACCAAGGCCCTAGACGAGGCATTTGTGCGTTTGCGAAACCGTATGATCGGCCACGGCCATGGCGAGTTTGTTCCTCCGCTCGACTGGTCAATTCCTTCGGCGGACACCGCGCATTAG